One window of Nymphaea colorata isolate Beijing-Zhang1983 chromosome 11, ASM883128v2, whole genome shotgun sequence genomic DNA carries:
- the LOC116265037 gene encoding ribose-phosphate pyrophosphokinase 4-like produces MAMSARVVCCRSSEVTPARPCRSAVAPPRRAPVLLRLTSLGRNRGIRSELKSAGHLHRLSGDVSATTPMASSSSSSPLSLSPSPGLVITPSIRARKRVLLFYCKETKALAERIAAESDAIELRNITWRTFDDGFPNLFISNAHGIRGQHVAFLASFSSPGVIFEQLSVIYALPRMFVSSFTLVLPFFPTGSFERMEEEGDVATAFTLARILSNIPISRGGPTSLVIFDIHALQERFYFGDNVLPCFESGIPLLKQRLQQLPDSDNITIAFPDDGSWKRFHKQLQHFPVIICTKVREGDKRFVRLKEGDPRDRHVVIVDDLVQSGGTLIECQKMLAAHGAGKISAYVTHGVFPNRSWERFQHDSGVGPANGFTYFWITDSCPFTVKEVSSRRPFEILSLAKAIASSLQI; encoded by the exons ATGGCGATGTCTGCACGCGTCGTCTGCTGCCGGAGCTCGGAGGTCACTCCTGCGAGGCCCTGCCGCTCTGCGGTGGCGCCGCCGAGGCGCGCACCAGTCTTACTCCGTTTGACCTCTCTGGGGAGGAATCGTGGGATAAGATCCGAGCTGAAGAGTGCGGGCCATCTGCATCGTCTCTCTGGCGACGTCTCTGCAACAACTCCGATggcttcctcttcttcttcatcgccGTTGTCGTTATCGCCTTCGCCTGGGCTGGTAATCACGCCGTCCATTCGGGCGAGGAAGAGGGTTCTCCTTTTCTACTGCAAGGAGACGAAGGCGCTGGCTGAACGAATAGCTGCCGAGTCGGACGCCATTGAGCTCCGGAACATCACATGGAG GACATTCGATGATGGGTTTCCCAATCTATTCATTTCTAATGCACATGGAATTCGGGGGCAGCATGTAGCTTTCCTTGCTTCATTTAGCTCTCCAGGAGTAATATTTGAGCAACTTTCAGTTATTTATGCGTTGCCAAGGATGTTTGTATCATCATTTACACTTGTCCTCCCTTTTTTCCCTACGGGATCTTTTGAACGtatggaagaagaaggagatgtGGCTACGGCGTTCACTCTTGCTAGAATATTATCAAATATACCGATTTCAAGAGGTGGGCCAACCAGCCTGGTCATATTTGACATTCATGCCCTGCAG GAGAGATTCTACTTTGGCGATAATGTTCTTCCATGCTTTGAGAGTGGGATCCCCTTGCTTAAACAAAGACTTCAGCAGCTTCCAGATTCAGACAAT ATAACCATTGCATTTCCTGATGATGGATCATGGAAGAGATTCCACAAGCAGCTCCAACATTTCCCTGTG ATTATCTGCACGAAAGTTCGTGAAGGGGATAAACGATTTGTACGTTTGAAGGAGGGAGATCCAAGAGACCGTCATGTTGTGATAGTTGATGATTTGGTGCAATCTGGGGGGACACTGATTGAGTGCCAG AAAATGTTGGCGGCACATGGAGCAGGAAAAATCAGTGCTTATGTTACACATGGTGTTTTCCCAAATAGGTCATGGGAAAGATTTCAACATGACAGTGGAG TTGGTCCAGCGAATGGCTTCACCTATTTTTGGATTACGGACTCTTGCCCATTCACCGTCAAGGAGGTGAGTAGCAGacgaccttttgagatattgaGCTTGGCCAAGGCAATTGCATCCTCCCTGCAAATTTAA